The following DNA comes from Excalfactoria chinensis isolate bCotChi1 chromosome 5, bCotChi1.hap2, whole genome shotgun sequence.
TAGTTCATATCTTAGAAAATCCACTCTTCTATTGTTTTGTTTACAGCTACTGTTTCATTTATCATTGCTTTGTTCTCTTATAGTctcatctttcttcttccacCAGCTGTCTTCTACACCACAAGGAGGTCCTCAATACTGCTTAACAGTGAAAGTATAATTGAGCTACAAAGAGCAAATTCCCCTTTTGTTCAAAGGGACTGTTGACTTGATTGATCCTTGCTTCTGTCAAGGAGgcttacaaaataaaaacttatCTAGTGTAGGCAGACTTTAGCTGGGGGTCAATAAGAAGTAGGATATCTAGACTATCTTTATTGGCAAGAGTAACCTGTAAATAGGAGAACCTCATGGTGTTTCTGAAACATATTTTACTTGCTGCATAATTAAGAAGCTtccagcagttctgctgacttGTAATTCATAGGTGTGAATATCCCTGTGTGGCAGGTcaagaaaaaaagtctctgTCTGCTTGTTTCTGTAATGGAACATCTGAATTTGAACTGGCATGTTTAGATTCTTAACATTTGAACAGTGTGGATGCTTGGGCATGAAAACCTGTAAGGATCAGAAAACTGTTCTAAGAGACATTCTCAGTTTGTGAAAGTGATCCTTTACAGGATTGTGTAGCAAActtccttgcttttctgtaaTGGAATGTTTGAATTTACATGTACGAttcttcaatttttatttttctttcatctaagTGTACtacttcttgcttctttttgcaTAATAGTTTTTCATGGTGATGTGTATTGTGTACGTGTTCTTCGGAGTTCTGTGGCTTGCATGGTCAGCCTGTTACTGGAGGGATCTCCTGAGGATCCAGTTCTGGATTGGTGCTGTTATCTTCCTGGGGATGCTTGAGAAAGCAGTTTTCTATGCAGAGTTCCAGAACATCCGCTATACAGGGGAATCTGGTAAGTGGCAGTTGCAACTTGCACTTTCATTGATGGGCACAGCACTAACTACCTGTGCTAACACATACTGAATTGGGGTTATGGATGAATTTTAACTATATGATTATTTGAGGATTGCCTCAAAATGGAGAACATGGAACAGAGTTTTCTGCGTGTCTTTTAATATActgtaaatgctttttattatcCCTTGACAGCCTGTGTTCTTCTAAAACTAAGATGCTGGGTCTAAAACTTCTGAGTGTAGTTCTTCAGGAATATAGAATGCTAGATCCTTTAAGTATTCACTGTAACACTCACTTGATGTTTGAAACAGGACTTCTGAAGTGTAGCATGTAATTCACCTCTTATGGTTAGTCTTGAAAAGAGACTGCTTGTTTATTGTGACATCATTGCCAGTAACCTTTGGCTTTCAGCCAATAGTCTGATAATTCATCATAAGCAACGCTCTCTCAAAAAAAGCCTTTGTAGGATGGAAGCATACAAATGAAATTGAGTAAAACCTCTTTATGACTTTCTTAACTGGTCACATCACAGTACGGGAGGTTTTATTGGTTGGCTTGTTTGGAAGATTGTCCAGGCTAATACTGTGAATAAAAAATTTTATGGATCtttactttctgctttccttggacttaattttcacttaaaaaaaccccaataaTTATTTTTGACGTAGGTATTCTGAAACCTTTCCCCAGATGTAGGTAATAAAAGCATTATACATTTTAGTAACCTACTTGCTGCAAATAATAGTGTCTGCCCATATACTACAACCATATGCAGTAgtcaataaaatataaattatattttataacCTGTCGTCTTCTTTGCTTTTGGTAGTTCAAGGAGCACTAATACtagcagaactgctttctgctgtgaaacGTTCACTGGCTCGAACTCTGGTCATCATAGTCAGCCTGGGATATGGAATAGTCAAGTGagtaaaaatctgttttttttaataatttaagaTAGTATTAATTTCCCTGCACTTGGCAACTTGAAAGATTGTGATTGATTCTGAGAGTcactgctgtgctcataaaTCTCTAGCAGAGATCTACTTTAGGAGGCTTTTGCTGCTTATCTGTCTGCCCCCAGCTGTGTTACATAGTAAAACAGTGTCATGTGGCATTGGGATCATCTGTCAAGTTCGGGGTGTGTTGAGGGAACTGAAAAAGATGAGGCTTAATTATTACTTAATGGTAATAAAATGCCAAGCAAGTTAACTGTTAATGATCCCTTCCTAAGCCACATCAGGccaaaagaccaaaaaaaatgATAAGCATAGGAGCACCACAATAAAGTGATTGCGAAGATCTAGGGATGACTTGTCACAAGAAGCTTTTATTTATGTGCCTCCTGCCTTAAGCTGAACTCAAGTTGATGTGACTTTGTTCTTCTCCTGCACTAATGATTaacttcactttgttttttttacaggcCTCGTCTCGGGGTTACTCTTCACAAAGTAGTTATGGCTGGAGCCCTTTATCTATTATTTTCTGGCATGGAAGGTGTTCTTAGAGTCACAGGGGTCAGTAACTGCTTCTTGAATTTTTCTTACGTGCTTCAGGTTCTTCTGTCTTAAAATTAAGTGCCAAAGGAGAATCCCAGAGGTTCTCCAAAAGAACTCTGGAACTATGGATGCTGTTTATTGACAACTGTTTGTGCATTTGGATGCATTTGTGTATTTAGAAATCGTTTTCTTAATTTAGAGATTAACCAGGTTCCAGATGCTGTTGTGACTTTAAATCAGGAAGGAATTTCAGGATGTAGGGCCAGTTCCAGGCCTAAAGGTGATTCATCTGGCTATGAATGTTTCtcttagttttttgttttgaagaagaaaaaagtaaaaacaacaacaacaaaaccaagaaaaaccAGCAATAAACAAACCAACGTTTTATATTTGAGTCTGTGCCTAGGGAAGTGTTTGTGAGTTATGCTGCTACTTGCTTCATTCTAGAAGTATGCATTAGGGTATAAATTACTGTTAGCGTCTTGGGGCGAGATACTTAACATGTTATATATTTGgtactttttcagtttttctatgACACTGTGGCTCTGATAGCAAACTTGGCCCTGTCCCTGATTGATGCCTGTATTATTTTGTGGATATCCTTTCATAAACTGTAGAAAGTTACAAGCTTGTTCACATAACTGTTTGTCTAATATTTTAGAAGCAGTAAAAAATGACTCACTTTGGTTATTTAGGACTTTCATAGTTTCTTGTATACTCAAAAAGCAAATTTTGCAATTTTCAGTCAAACCCATCTGAGCATTGAGTTCTTCCCTGAGTAGTGTACAGGATGTAATTACTGTATTTCTAACAAGCTGATTGCTGACTTTCTATAACAGAAGTGGCCAGACTAAATCTTTGCAGCAGTAATCTTAACAAAGGCTCTTGTTAATGCCGCTAAATTGTCTTAATCTGGAAAACTACTTCTTGCCTTGCTGATGGAGAGTTGGGAACTGGCAGTGTGCTGtagtttgcttttgtcttttgtaAACCCCTCTGCATTGAGTTGAACACCTTGTTCAAATGCTTGTTTCTGTAGTAAAACTCAGAAGCATTGTGGTGAAGTGTCTGTAGTTTCTTGTAACATAGCCTGACACTCCTTGCTCCTGCATCTTGTCTccttttcagtttgttcttaCTGGCTCTCTCTTTGTCTCCAGGCCCAGAATGATCTTGCCTCCTTGGCTTTTATTCCCCTGGCTTTCCTAGATactgccctgtgctggtggATATCCTTCACTGTTTTACTTGGTGGGGGgtgtgttttctgtgaaatttggggtttttttttgtttgtttgtttgtttttttcagggaGTGTTTGGTACAGCTGCCATAGGATGAccttctgttctgctgtgaGTCTCGTCTATATTTTAGAGGGCTGCATTCTTGGGTGTGTGTCTGGCTGGGGGCCATTGTTCATAATACTTGTGTCCTCTTAAGTTTGTGTCCTGCTTGTCCTCTCAGAGGTTTTCCTTGACTTTATCTACATATTCATCAGCTTGACTCAAACAATGAAACTGCTAAAACTTCGAAGGAATGTAGTGAAGCTCTCTTTGTATCGGCACTTCACCAACACACTTATCTTGGCAGTAGCAGGTAAACAGTGTTAGCTGTTTTGAACATGTAACTAGATTTGCTCACTAAAGCAGATTTTGAATTTAGTAACTCTTCtgtaaatgtaatgaaaatactTGCCATTTTTATCACTCAACCTGTTTCTAGTAGTTTGTCAAATGTTACATTGATGCTTCAGATGCAGTGGATCATTAGTCAGGAAGTTAGTAAGAGCTTCTCTAACAGAGTGCTTTTGTCCCTCTTACCAATAACTGCCCttggaagtttttttttcctggctatGCATTGCTAAGGtcattttttagtgttttttcctccttagctgaagaccagagtgactcttgaaaagaaaaaacagcattcttAAGATTGTATCACAATATCCTACCTGTATTCTGAAAAAGATGGGATTCTCTCTACAGTAGTGGTAACTGAACTCCAGGAGTATATCTTTGTGCTGCCAGGCTTCTCTCATGTATTTGGAAATGACACCATGCAATGAACAAGAAAGCTTCTAACCAGcgtgtgtttatttatttattttacataaacaacaaagcagcacattcatttaattttcagctCTCATTAAACTCCTTGCAGTATCTGGTTCTTAGTCATCATCAGTGGAGGGAAACGTCACCTCTAAAACCACTGAGAGCTTAGTTTGAGTACTGGGAGTTTTATGTGTCAATATCTGAAAGTTTTGGTATTCAGGCAGATCAGATGGTTCAGTTACTGCAGGGTAGCTTGTTTGTCAACCAATAATGAAAGTATTGTAttgaaagcagatgaaaagaaCATAAGAATAGTAAATAGGGATGAGGATTTTGGTTAAATAGTAAATCCTTGACTTAAGCCTTGTGTCTTCAGCTATGCCTACACTTCACTACAAGTTCAGAGCAATAAGTCAGTCTCATTTTCTGAAACTAATAGTTTACTTCCCAAGAATTTCCCTGTTTAAGTCTTCACCCTTCAGCTGGGAAACACAATCCTGTTAGTAATATACAAACAGTAGCATATTTTGTAGTAATAagaagcttgtttgttttaatcttgcAGCATCCATTGTATTTATTATCTGGACTACCATGAAGTTCAGGCTGGTGGACTGTCAGTCGGTGAGTTTATATTGAATGCATTCTGTGGTTGGTACCTCTCCTGAAAAGCTTGAATTTGTTAGTCTGAGAGGTGAGATTGAGGATTCTGGAACAGATTTTTTCCTGTGGATTATTTCTAGAGCAATAAACATATGGTAAAATTGTCACTGTTGTAGCAAGTGAGCCTCTTCATCACATGTCTGTAATGCATCTTTGGAAAGAGCTGAAAACTTGGACTTTCTTCCCAACAACTtctatttgtgcttctgttttccttgacAGGACTGGCAGGAGCTATGGGTGGATGATGCTATCTGGCGCTTACTGTTCTCAATGATCCTTTTTGTCATAATGATTCTGTGGAGACCTTCTGCTAACAACCAAAGGTTCAGCTTTTCTTATCTCTTTCTAAAAATACTGTCTTGGGGAGTGCTCGGTTATCCAAAGTAGCCCTGTTGGGTGATTTTAGTTGCAGTATACAGATCCATAGCATAGAATGTACTAAGCAGCATATGCAGAATTAGATGTGAGAAGTCGCATAGTTAAAATTTAGTCTCTTCCTGATGGTGAGCTTATTTGAGAAGTTGCTTGAACTCTTGTTTATATAGTTGAACATAGGTCTTCAAAGCAATATGCTACACAGAATAATGAAGAGATGTTAATGTTGGGTAATAACTCTTAAGTGGCAATACGTATTCTGCTAAGttatcttcctttccctcctaaAGGTTTGCTTTCTCACCGCTGTCTGAAGAGGAGGATGATGATGAGCAAAAAGAGCCAATGTTAAAGGAAAGCTTTGGTAAGAGCAAAATTTCTTTCTACCTGATTTGTGTTGGAGATGGATGTCTGAGGTGACAAGTCTTTCTGTCAGGGggataagaaataaaaatgaagtttgttACTGCTGTAGAACTGCAGGGTGCAATTGCCTGTTGCAGAAGATCAATGGCTTTGGATTTTGCATTTGCACTGCCTGTTTAATCCTGCTGTTTTCAGATGACATTGaacacactgctgctgttattGTTTTACCGTACTcactggactttttttttttagtatgagCAAAGTCCTGTTTGCATCCGGCTGTGATGACAGAGGCCTCTCAAATATTGTTTCTAGTCAGTGTGTTAGTTTACAGTTCCTCTTTTACAATCTGTTTGTATGATTCTAGTTATTATCTGTTCTCTGAACTCTGTAGAAATCATCATAGAAccgtagaatggcttgggttggaaggaaccttaaagatcatccagttccaacacaCCTGCTGTGGGTAGAGTTGATGCCTGTttgatcaggctgctcagggccccgtccaacctagcattgaatgcctccagggatgggagagACACAAATTCTCTGGAAGTGAGACTGCCCcactaccctctgagtaaagCATTTCTGCCCTACATCTAAGtctaccctcttttagtttcaaactattcccccttgtccacTATAAACATGGAAATGTCCACTGTAAACAGATGGGTCTTGAAGCAGTCCTGCTTTATAACACTAGGTGGCACCAATCTCTTGCTCCAACTGTAATAATCTCTGCTTGAAATTTCCATACTGTGTCTATTGTCCTTTGAGCAAAACCATTTGTAAGCTTTGTAAAAAGGATAAGTGTTATATCCCAGCAGCAGTATTTATACCATAGTTGTAGGAGCTGAGAAAGTATGTATTATCTCCTAGGTGCATTTGCCAAATCATCTGTATTGGCTGTCTGGCAAGCTGGGAGATGCATGTTGCTTCTCAGCTCTTAAGCAAGGCTGGTCAGCAGTCAAGAGGTAAAACAAATTTGGGGAGTTgcataaatcacagaatggctgaggctggaagggaagTCTGGAGATCATCCTGTCCAAACAGCCTGCCTCAGGGGGGAGGTCAAATAGAGTAGGGTGTCCAGGGCCACATATaggcagcttttgaagatctccaaggagggagATTGCatagcttctctgagcagccgTATCTTTGATCCTTGCACTGTTTGTGTATGgtttagagaaaaagaatagaaaactgTATTTCCTAGATAAAATTGCAAAATTCAAAGGACAAGGACATTCAAGGACAAATAGGTATTTTACCTGTCAGGACCTTGGTTAccacagtctttttttttttttttttcccctccttttgaTTTCAGAGggaatgaaaatgagaagtaCAAAGCAAGAACCAAATGGGaatgtaaaagcaaacaaaactgtaaGTATGTTCTCTTTACTTGAAAGAATATAGGTCTGTCCCTTTTGTTTGCCTACCTCCCAGTAGTAGTTCACAGTATGCAAAGCTATCAGCCTGTAAATGTGAGTTTCCTGGTTTGGTTCAGTGGGAGTGTGTCAAAGTATCATGTGTATACAGTGCTTCTGCAAAGGGAGTCTGCCAATGAAGACTTTAGAATTCAGTCTCTTCTTTAGGAATGCTTGCACAATCCAGTATAGATAGAGCTGTGTAATGCTGTATTCTAATAAAGAATAATACGTTGTTCTAACCAGTCAGTCTAATGAAGTTTCTTAATTTTGAGATTTGTGATTCATTATGGGTGATGTGTATAGTGTAAGCAGTCTGTCATGAGTGACTGCGTTGCTTAGTAAGCATTAAATAATTACAGAGTTATTACAGAATCCTAAATTGTTATGAAGTtagagtgttttgttttgtttttgctttttatttcctgttggAATATTGTATCTGTAATTTGGAAATcactttcagtgtttttctcaagtgaagaaaaaacataCCAATTTGGAAAAAGTgacttgttttccatttaatttctgtACTTGTAGCAGGAGGATGACCTGAAGTGGGTAGAGGAGAATGTTCCTTCTTCGGTGACTGATGTGTGAGTATTTTTTTGTAGTCACAATAAAAGTGGGCTCCTCAGACATCAAGCACTctaatttacttttttgttcCTATCACTTGCATGCTATGCTTATGTAAACAGATACTGAAATGAGCCTATAATTGGCCTCCTGTCTTTTTAACAGTCTTCCACATGGCTATACAGTTTCTTGGACTTAAGATTTATGCTGCTTGAATACATGCTGTCATGTACATGCCAACTTACAGAACACTATCTCTGTGAAAACGtaaactgatttatttacaCTTCACTGACATTAGAAATTAAGACAAtaaattcagaaagcaaagaacagcCAAGCATTCTCTTTCTGTTTGAGCATCTTGCTGGATGTAAATCACTGAgtaattgcatttatttctgtacGTTATTGGAATATTGAGTCATTTTTATGCAGTTCAGTCAGCTGTATACACAGTCTATATGTACTCTTCTGCTAATGCCAGTTCTCATATTCTGAGAAGATCAGTATTTGTATCTAAATTTTTCATAGCAAGTTCACGGATTCTTTGCATTCATGCATCTGAATGGTAAATTTTGGCAGTCTCTTTAGATTTAAGAACAAAGCTCTGCTGCCTTAGTGCTAGGTTGGTATAAGCTAGAAAGGGTCACTCTGAGATGGTCTGCAACAGGGCTTTCTGTCCTTGAGAGGTACATTGATTAGGGTTGTGAAGAGTTGAGGTCCCTGCACATAGATGGAAGGTCTGTTGTGTCTGAAAAAGGCTACAATAGCAGTGTAACAtgtatagaaatattttttcttctctacagcATGGTCCCATTTTCTAAATGTCTTAAGTATGGCTTAGCACTGCTTCTGTATTTACAAAATACCTCTTTTGTAGTTGCAGTCAGACTGGTAAGATGCCGTGAATACAGCTTATTTCCTTGCAGTGTGAAAATTGTTCAGTTCATAATGAGAAGTCAGAAGCAGAGTACAAAATAGTGTTTGAGTTGTGAAGGTCACTGGCAGATTTCTACTTTAGCTCTTCCTCCTCTTGGTATCTTTCTCTAATGTTTATGTATTTAACTGGGAGGTCTATCTGcattattgcttttttcttttttcctaaaaagCTTAAGGGAACCCTGAAAACAGTTTCCAATATATGCTCTCAGTAGGGACTACAGTTTTCTTAActatctttatttttcccccctgcagTGCCCTTCCAGCTCTTCTGGATTCAGATGAGGTCAGTGAACATATCTTTAGTACAAAACAGTCCTCTGACATACCAAAAGAGTCACGAGTCAGCTGCTAAGGACTTGGCATATTAGAGCTAGTCTCTGATCTTGCCAATGCAGTAGTAAAATGCTACAAGGGGGAGAATAAGAAGCAGTACTGTAATACAGCTTCTAAGAGTACAGTTATGCATTAAAGATTTGGTGTCTACAGTGCTCATAATTTTAGGGATGAATGAACCTATATTAGAGAATACAATTCAACATAAAGCTATTGGTTTTTGGATTACAAACTCTTCCTGCTGTAGACGGTGTGTCTGTGCAGTTTTCTTGCGATTTCCTATTTAGTTTCACTTCCTCTTTGTTAATTGATTTGGGAGAGATGTGATGCCGTGGCAAAGCAAATTAAGTAGTTTggagaaaaatatctttgaTCAGCATTGTGAGTAATAAGTACATTTGTAACATTTTGTTGCAAAGATATTCTTAGCATTGTGGTACTGTAATTTGTAACATGAATTTGGAAAGTACTATAATATATCTAGAAATTAAATAGAAGCGGAGCAGAAGCAGAGTATGATCCATCAGCTACTTAGGGAGAGCTGATTTCACAACAGTGAGAATTATGGCGTGGGCATGTGTTTCAATCATGTGTGAATGATGTGACCTTTTCATTCTAAAAGTAGTGGTATATCTGCTGTGAGTTGTGTTGAAATACACGTGTGTATTGTCAACATGCATAGCGTATCACCTTATTTCTGAGTCATTTACATCTACTGGGAGAAATAATAGAATTGGAATTTCTTATTTTGCAGGAAAGAATGATTACACACTTTGAAAGGTCCAAAATGGAATGAAGGAGAAGGCTTTTGCTATTGGAATTGGAGACGTCTCTTTGAAAGTCGCTTGGTGGAGCAAGTACATCCTGCTGATTTGTTTCTTGATCTCAGCCTTGGAAGTTTGACACTTTCTTGTCACGAGGGCGTCTTACTGTGAAAGAACTTCACAAGGACACTGATAAATCTTTTGGAAATTTTCAAATTGCGAAGTTGCTGCAAGTTTGGATTTTTAAGCAATTTAAATGTGTACTATTCCAGCACCTTCTGTAActtttttcaaatatttaatcTGTGAAACTAAAATTCCTAATGTCTGCTTGAGGagtttatattttaatgttacaATTGATACTTTAGAGGTGAATTGTCTTTACCTTTTTTGGTGGAGGGTGGGAACAGCAGGAAATAAGCACTGAAGAAACAACAGACTCATATTCTGGTAGATAAGGGCTTATGCTTCACGTTTTGTGTCCAATATTAACAAAAGGTTGCAGAGAGAAGCTCccattaatgaagaaaattaagataTCAGAAAGGAGATATTTGGAAAAGTTACAGTGATAAGAGTTTTAAATCAAGTGCAATTTTATTCATAACACTGTGTAAGAaagattttctattttaaatgccATTGACCTATAGGTAACAGTTGCGTAGAGCTAACACTTGCTGTTAGCAAGTTGGCACATCTCATTGCCGGCAATGCGGTGGTTGCCTGGAGAAATTATTTGCCCCTACCTTCCATGTGTTGCATGGtttaattcaaaatgaaaacaaaaaaatcaaccaaaaaaaaacccaacaaccaaaCTCCAAACACACTCCTGCAGTGTTCCACAATTGCTTGACTATTTGTGTTAAGCAGCTATTTAAGTAAACATTAAGTAAACTTTTCTCCTTGCAcatctttcctccccccccaagAAGTCAGCACTCTTCTAAGAGAAGATGGCATTGCTTCCTAGAGGGGTGCAGGCTCTGCTGCACCACGAGGCCTTGATGGCGTACACAGGGCTgggatatttttgtttctagtGTCTATTTGGAACTGCTTCACATGTGAACAATTTTATGATGGGCTTTCATGTTCCAGTTGATCCTTGTAGCCAAGATCATTGTGTTTAAGTCAAACTAGAAAAATTCTATACAActgatggttttttgtttgtttgtttgttttgctccttttcaaatgaaaaagggCTTTTTGATAGTTTTCTATTTATACTCTTCTTGGTTGTGAGGCTTTGCATGCAAAACCTTAACATGGGGAAGCCCATTACAGACTGTATGACAAAAGCTCTTAATTTGATTTCATACTTTTCTTGTCTGATGATTACCAGGTAAGTGTCCTCACAGCTAGACTTCTAGGGAGCTGCTAGACAAACCTCTGTGGGTACTCACTTAGGGACTTAGCCTTTTTTGTTCTTAGCTCATAGATGCGTCAGCAGAAGTGAATGTGCGCCTGTACTTCATTCAGCTGTGAAGTCTGATAGCTCAGCTCTTGTTCGTCATCATCAGCAACTTATGCTGGCTCATGGCACTTTACAGTAGAGTAGCTGAGGTGCAAGTGCATAGTGTCTccagccagctgtgctgtgaaggCAGCAAACTCAGAGCAGATGGACAGAGAAAAAAGGTGGGGCTATTACACTTGACTCTGCTTCTGCAAGATTTCTTCCCCAGCCCGTGTAGGCCACAGATAGATGCTGTGGAGTCCTTAATTAGAAAACACTTCAACTATTAACTTGCTATGCTTAAttgattaaaaaatgaaacaaacgTGACCTCCGTGCCCTTTTGAGGAGAAGAAATTTTGTGAAATAAAGCTATATGGAactatttaatgttttttttcccaagtcctgttgttttggggtggatttttttgtttgtttttgagacaAATAAGGAAATATGTTCTCTATTGGAAGCACAAAAGAAGTTTGTACATACAATTTAATAAAAGCTAGGCAAAGAGTAGAAAGGCTTGCATGGTTTCCTTC
Coding sequences within:
- the TMEM87A gene encoding transmembrane protein 87A isoform X2, whose product is MAAVPRCGGWRRPGIVPLRLLALLALAGAAGAGQLSKWRVPVPMGKKFFNFGKILFSNTTIFLRFEGDEKSCDPSQVYNVTWYLRYSDCYNEVFNFGEEQAESYFGTTSEEHPGWSGYYATSSLLFPNCSKLFKPQNFYKEFVHPEPLSPEKQEGMKDKKESGGNHTMVADKTAMNAVIKTWRDGPYIFIVQIGVTALKDSANKLKRMERTTPASNPKEKLFTMTVELKGPYEYLSLADYPLMIFFMVMCIVYVFFGVLWLAWSACYWRDLLRIQFWIGAVIFLGMLEKAVFYAEFQNIRYTGESVQGALILAELLSAVKRSLARTLVIIVSLGYGIVKPRLGVTLHKVVMAGALYLLFSGMEGVLRVTGAQNDLASLAFIPLAFLDTALCWWIFISLTQTMKLLKLRRNVVKLSLYRHFTNTLILAVAASIVFIIWTTMKFRLVDCQSDWQELWVDDAIWRLLFSMILFVIMILWRPSANNQRFAFSPLSEEEDDDEQKEPMLKESFEGMKMRSTKQEPNGNVKANKTQEDDLKWVEENVPSSVTDVALPALLDSDEERMITHFERSKME
- the TMEM87A gene encoding transmembrane protein 87A isoform X1, encoding MAAVPRCGGWRRPGIVPLRLLALLALAGAAGAGQLSKWRVPVPMGKKFFNFGKILFSNTTIFLRFEGDEKSCDPSQVYNVTWYLRYSDCYNEVFNFGEEQAESYFGTTSEEHPGWSGYYATSSLLFPNCSKLFKPQNFYKEFVHPEPLSPEKQEGMKDKKESGGNHTMVADKTAMNAVIKTWRDGPYIFIVQIGVTALKDSANKLKRMERTTPASNPKEKLFTMTVELKGPYEYLSLADYPLMIFFMVMCIVYVFFGVLWLAWSACYWRDLLRIQFWIGAVIFLGMLEKAVFYAEFQNIRYTGESVQGALILAELLSAVKRSLARTLVIIVSLGYGIVKPRLGVTLHKVVMAGALYLLFSGMEGVLRVTGFFYDTVALIANLALSLIDACIILWIFISLTQTMKLLKLRRNVVKLSLYRHFTNTLILAVAASIVFIIWTTMKFRLVDCQSDWQELWVDDAIWRLLFSMILFVIMILWRPSANNQRFAFSPLSEEEDDDEQKEPMLKESFEGMKMRSTKQEPNGNVKANKTQEDDLKWVEENVPSSVTDVALPALLDSDEERMITHFERSKME